Proteins from a single region of Lates calcarifer isolate ASB-BC8 linkage group LG19, TLL_Latcal_v3, whole genome shotgun sequence:
- the LOC108874852 gene encoding B2 bradykinin receptor produces MMTPLPTSIPTTFSPVATHGDQNNTNIAHCPEEDVEWTFIVLPVYSLVIAVLGIIFNVFVLMVFCLHKKACTVAEIYLSNLAAADLVLVSCLPFWAVYAAKKFNWPFGGSLCRLVNLSISMNVYCSIYFLVLVSIDRYMALVHPLSHERLRRPKSAKLGCLLVWALGLLLSVPTLIYREVKYFSGINATLCYLNYPNTTVMLLCEGMLTMFIIVIPIPIISFCTFKVIKVLNNRLMKASNTKKKEQKATTLVLAVLIAFLICWVPLHLVKIIELLMRAELLVGCTLGTIVETCRQILTYLAYFNSVLNPILYVILGTLFRKRVKELFKQWSWKRTVTLSLASTHTSL; encoded by the exons ATGATGACTCCTCTGCCTACAAG CATCCCTACTACCTTCAGCCCTGTGGCCACACATGGAgaccaaaacaacacaaatatcGCTCATTGTCCTGAAGAAGACGTGGAATGGACCTTTATTGTGCTGCCTGTCTATAGCCTGGTCATCGCTGTGTTGGGAATCatctttaatgtgtttgtccTGATGGTATTCTGTCTCCACAAGAAGGCATGCACCGTGGCTGAGATCTACTTAAGCAACTTGGCTGCTGCTGACCTTGTCCTGGTCTCCTGTTTGCCTTTCTGGGCTGTGTATGCAGCCAAAAAATTCAACTGGCCTTTTGGTGGTTCCCTGTGTCGACTGGTCAATCTCTCAATCAGCATGAACGTCTACTGCAGCATCTACTTCCTGGTTCTGGTCAGCATAGATCGTTACATGGCACTGGTGCACCCGCTGTCTCATGAAAGACTGCGTAGGCCAAAGTCTGCCAAACTGGGTTGTCTGCTGGTGTGGGCTTTGGGCTTGCTCCTGAGTGTCCCCACACTCATCTACAGAGAAGTGAAATATTTCTCTGGCATCAACGCCACACTATGCTATCTTAATTACCCAAATACCACTGTAATGCTGCTGTGTGAGGGGATGCTGACCATGTTTATCATCGTCATCCCCATTCCTATCATCTCCTTCTGCACTTTCAAGGTTATTAAAGTGCTGAACAACCGGTTAATGAAGGCATCAAACACTaagaaaaaagagcagaaagcCACCACTCTTGTCCTGGCTGTCCTCATAGCATTCCTGATCTGTTGGGTGCCACTACACCTGGTGAAGATAATAGAGTTGCTTATGAGAGCTGAACTCTTGGTAGGGTGTACCCTTGGTACCATTGTAGAAACTTGCAGACAGATCTTAACTTACTTAGCCTACTTCAACAGTGTTCTCAACCCCATCCTCTACGTTATTCTAGGAACTCTTTTCAGGAAAAGAGTTAAGGAACTCTTCAAGCAGTGGAGCTGGAAGAGAACAGTGACCCTCAGCCtcgcctccacacacacatctttataG